One window from the genome of Streptomyces sp. NBC_00287 encodes:
- a CDS encoding polynucleotide kinase-phosphatase — translation MTENQGRTLPVTDLSLVVLIGASGSGKSTFARKNFKPTEVISSDFCRGLVADDENDQSASRDAFDVLHYIAGKRLAAGRRTVVDATSVQQDSRRQLVELARQYDVLPIAIVLDVPEEVCAERNATRTDRADMPRRVIQRHIRELRRSIRHLEREGFRKVHILRGVEEAERATVVTEKRFNDLTHLTGPFDIIGDIHGCAAELESLLGKLGYVDGVHPDGRTAVFVGDLVDRGPDSPGVLRRVMSMVKSGQALCVPGNHENKYGRHLKGRKVQHTHGLAETIEQMEGESDEFRAEVREFIDGLVSHYVLDGGRLVVCHAGLPEKYHGRTSGRVRSHALYGDTTGETDEFGLPVRYPWAEDYRGRAAVVYGHTPVPEATWLNNTICLDTGAVFGGKLTALRWPERELVDVPAERVWYEPAKPLRTEAPGGHDGRPLDLDDVHGRRVVETRHTGRVAVREENAAAALEVMSRFAVDPRLLPYLPPTMAPTATSQVEGYLEHPEEAFAQYAADGVARVVCEEKHMGSRAVALVCRDAEVAQKRFGVTGPTGSLYTRTGRPFFDDESVTETILERVRAAATEAGLWEQLDTDWLLLDAELMPWSLKASGLLRSQYAAVGAASGAVFPGALAALEGAAARGVDVSDLLTRQRERAADASAFTEAYRRYCWTTEGLDGVRLAPFQILAVQGRSLAGLPHDEQLALLDRLVEHDGTGLLQTTRRLYVDTADPESVRAGVDWWLEMTGRGGEGMVVKPLGALVRSTEGRLVQPGIKCRGREYLRIIYGPEYTRPDNLTRLRRRFLNHKRSLAIREYALGLEALDRLAEGEPLWRVHEAVFGVLALESEPVDPRL, via the coding sequence ATGACCGAGAACCAGGGGCGCACCCTGCCCGTCACCGACCTCTCCCTCGTGGTGCTCATCGGCGCCTCCGGCTCCGGCAAGTCCACGTTCGCGCGCAAGAACTTCAAGCCCACCGAGGTGATCTCCTCCGACTTCTGCCGCGGCCTGGTCGCCGACGACGAGAACGACCAGAGCGCCTCGCGCGACGCCTTCGACGTCCTGCACTACATCGCGGGCAAGCGCCTCGCGGCCGGTCGACGCACCGTCGTCGACGCCACCAGCGTCCAGCAGGACTCCCGGCGTCAACTGGTCGAGCTGGCCAGGCAGTACGACGTCCTGCCGATAGCCATCGTGCTGGACGTACCGGAGGAGGTATGCGCCGAGCGCAACGCGACCCGCACCGACCGCGCCGACATGCCCCGCCGGGTGATCCAGCGGCACATCCGCGAACTGAGGCGGTCCATCAGGCACTTGGAGCGCGAGGGCTTCCGCAAGGTGCACATCCTGCGCGGAGTCGAGGAGGCCGAGCGCGCGACCGTCGTCACCGAGAAGCGGTTCAACGACCTGACCCACCTCACCGGCCCCTTCGACATCATCGGCGACATCCACGGCTGCGCCGCCGAACTGGAGTCGCTGCTGGGCAAGTTGGGCTACGTGGACGGCGTCCACCCGGACGGCCGCACCGCCGTCTTCGTCGGCGACCTCGTCGACCGCGGCCCGGACAGCCCGGGCGTGCTGCGCCGGGTGATGTCGATGGTGAAGTCGGGGCAGGCGCTGTGCGTGCCGGGCAACCACGAGAACAAGTACGGCCGCCACCTCAAGGGCCGCAAGGTCCAGCACACCCACGGCCTCGCCGAGACCATCGAGCAGATGGAGGGCGAGAGCGATGAGTTCCGCGCGGAAGTACGGGAGTTCATCGACGGCCTGGTGAGCCACTACGTCCTCGACGGCGGCCGACTGGTCGTCTGCCACGCCGGTCTGCCGGAGAAGTACCACGGCCGCACCTCGGGGCGGGTCCGCTCGCACGCACTGTACGGCGACACCACCGGGGAGACCGATGAGTTCGGCCTGCCGGTGCGCTACCCGTGGGCCGAGGACTACCGGGGCCGCGCGGCAGTGGTCTACGGCCACACTCCCGTCCCGGAGGCCACATGGCTGAACAACACCATCTGCCTGGACACCGGTGCCGTCTTCGGCGGCAAGCTCACCGCGCTGCGCTGGCCGGAGCGGGAACTGGTCGACGTACCCGCCGAGCGGGTCTGGTACGAACCGGCCAAGCCGCTGCGGACCGAGGCACCGGGCGGGCACGACGGACGGCCGCTCGATCTCGACGACGTGCACGGCCGCAGGGTCGTGGAGACACGGCACACGGGCCGGGTGGCGGTGCGCGAGGAGAACGCCGCCGCCGCGCTCGAGGTCATGAGCCGCTTCGCCGTCGACCCGCGGCTGCTGCCGTACCTCCCGCCGACGATGGCGCCGACGGCGACCAGCCAGGTCGAGGGCTATCTGGAGCACCCGGAGGAGGCCTTCGCGCAGTACGCGGCGGACGGGGTCGCGCGGGTCGTGTGCGAGGAGAAGCACATGGGCTCGCGGGCCGTGGCGCTGGTGTGCCGGGACGCGGAGGTCGCGCAGAAGCGCTTCGGCGTGACCGGCCCGACCGGATCGCTCTACACCCGCACCGGACGCCCCTTCTTCGACGACGAGTCGGTGACGGAGACGATCCTGGAGCGGGTCCGGGCCGCCGCGACCGAGGCCGGGCTGTGGGAGCAACTCGACACGGACTGGCTGCTGTTGGACGCCGAGCTCATGCCGTGGTCGCTGAAGGCGTCCGGGCTGCTGCGCTCGCAGTACGCGGCGGTGGGCGCCGCCTCCGGGGCGGTGTTCCCGGGCGCGCTGGCCGCGCTTGAGGGCGCAGCGGCGCGCGGAGTCGACGTATCTGATCTGCTGACCCGGCAGCGCGAACGGGCCGCGGACGCCTCGGCGTTCACCGAGGCCTACCGACGCTACTGCTGGACCACCGAGGGCCTGGACGGCGTCCGCCTGGCACCGTTCCAGATCCTGGCGGTCCAGGGCCGCAGCCTGGCGGGCCTCCCGCACGACGAGCAACTCGCCCTGCTGGACCGGCTGGTGGAACACGACGGCACGGGACTGCTCCAGACGACCCGGCGCCTGTACGTCGACACCGCGGACCCGGAGTCGGTGCGGGCAGGCGTCGACTGGTGGCTGGAGATGACCGGGCGCGGCGGCGAGGGCATGGTCGTCAAGCCGCTCGGCGCGCTGGTGCGCAGCACGGAGGGCCGCCTGGTGCAGCCCGGCATCAAGTGCCGCGGCCGCGAGTACCTGCGGATCATCTACGGCCCCGAGTACACCCGCCCGGACAACCTCACCCGGCTGCGCCGGCGCTTCCTCAACCACAAGCGCTCGCTCGCGATCCGCGAGTACGCGCTCGGCCTGGAGGCGCTGGACCGACTGGCCGAGGGCGAGCCGCTGTGGCGGGTGCACGAGGCGGTGTTCGGAGTACTGGCCCTGGAGTCGGAGCCGGTCGACCCGCGGCTGTGA